Proteins encoded together in one Mobula hypostoma chromosome 9, sMobHyp1.1, whole genome shotgun sequence window:
- the LOC134352247 gene encoding probable G-protein coupled receptor 139, giving the protein MLKEYYGVEKILYVIIAVIGVPVNLVAIFILSQGKCGLSKCTTRDLVAMAAADLLLITTEVIFRKINDHYFPMCFLDITIVCRTNLALTYIAVDCSVWFTVTFTFDRYVAICCQKLRTKYCTEKTAATVLATTGILFCLKNVPFYFSRESREIIDNVPWFCVTKSSYYTELGWVGFDWLDACLNPLLPFAVILPLNALTVRYVLVASRVRKCLKVRSKGGNLIDPEMQNRRKSVVLLFTISGSFIFLWLTFVVEFVYYQITGTGGEWNDPELVFHEAGFFLTNISCCTNTFIYTATQTKFREQLKKAVKYLVGSVRRNINRVTT; this is encoded by the exons ATGCTGAAAGAGTACTACGGTGTCGAGAAAATATTGTATGTGATCATTGCCGTCATAGGTGTTCCTG TGAATTTAGTGGCGATTTTCATCCTATCCCAAGGAAAGTGCGGCCTCTCCAAATGCACCACTCGCGACCTGGTGGCCATGGCAGCGGCGGATCTACTGCTCATTACCACGGAAGTTATTTTTCGCAAGATCAATGATCATTATTTTCCAATGTGTTTCCTGGACATCACCATTGTTTGCCGTACGAACCTTGCATTGACATATATAGCTGTGGActgttctgtctggttcaccgTAACCTTCACCTTTGATCGATATGTTGCCATTTGTTGTCAGAAGCTGAgaacaaaatattgcaccgagaAAACTGCAGCCACCGTTCTAGCAACAACAGGCATTCTGTTTTGTCTGAAGAACGTCCCCTTTTATTTCTCACGTGAAAGCAGGGAGATTATCGACAATGTACCGTGGTTTTGTGTGACGAAATCAAGTTATTACACTGAACTCGGATGGGTGGGATTTGACTGGCTTGATGCGTGTCTAAACCCATTGCTCCCTTTCGCCGTGATTTTGCCGCTTAACGCCCTGACGGTCAGGTACGTTTTAGTGGCCAGTCGAGTCCGTAAATGCTTGAAAGTTCGGAGCAAGGGAGGGAACCTCATTGACCCGGAAATGCAGAACAGGAGGAAGTCTGTCGTTCTTCTTTTTACCATTTCCGGCAGCTTTATATTCCTGTGGCTGACTTTTGTTGTGGAATTCGTCTATTATCAGATCACCGGAACTGGAGGAGAGTGGAACGACCCTGAACTTGTCTTTCACGAGGCCGGATTTTTTTTGACCAATATTAGTTGTTGTACCAACACGTTTATTTACACGGCAACTCAGACCAAATTCAGGGAACAATTGAAGAAGGCAGTGAAATATTTAGTCGGTTCAGTGCGTCGGAACATTAATAGAGTAACCACTTAG